A genomic segment from Aegilops tauschii subsp. strangulata cultivar AL8/78 chromosome 1, Aet v6.0, whole genome shotgun sequence encodes:
- the LOC109772361 gene encoding anthocyanidin 5,3-O-glucosyltransferase-like, which yields MENTVVLYPGIAVSHFVPMMRLAGSLLEHGYAVSVAMVIDPAVTGDTAFAAAVGRVAAAMPSVRFHTLPPVEDPPRLAPGPQFLASYLRLLLRYNDRLHDFLCSSTRVHAVVVDSVSVPADALEVTKRLGIPGYVMFTSGAATLAAFAQLPYVLGEGSRTSFRELGDAPVEFLGLPPVPASHLFAEVLEDPESDTYKRMMAGLSRVPDTHGILMNTVESLEARAVAALRDPRCLPAGRVMPPVYCVGLGPFLGDIEGEADERHECLAWLDAQPDRSVVFLCFGSTGIANHSAEQLKEIAAGLERSGHRFLWIVRAPHGGDPDLNALLPDGFLERTGGRGMVVKQWAPQAEVLRHGATGAFVTHCGWNSVLEGVAAGVPMLCGPLHTEQKMNKLLMVGEMGLAAEMVGWQRGLVEAAEVERKVRLVMESEEGRELRARAAQHQEAAAAAWSDGGSSRAALALFLSDVDRRWQARARGGEAA from the coding sequence ATGGAGAACACGGTGGTTCTGTACCCCGGCATCGCCGTGAGCCACTTCGTCCCCATGATGCGGCTCGCCGGCTCGCTCCTCGAGCACGGCTACGCCGTCTCCGTCGCGATGGTCATCGACCCCGCCGTCACGGGGGACACTGCGTTCGCGGCCGCCGTTGGCCGCGTCGCCGCCGCCATGCCGTCCGTCCGCTTCCACACGCTCCCGCCTGTGGAGGACCCGCCCAGGCTAGCCCCCGGCCCGCAGTTCCTCGCCAGCTACCTCCGCCTCCTGCTCCGCTACAACGACCGCCTCCACGACTTCCTCTGCTCCTCCACGCGCGTCCACGCCGTGGTCGTCGACTCTGTGTCAGTGCCAGCTGATGCGCTGGAGGTCACCAAGAGGCTCGGCATCCCCGGGTACGTCATGTTCACCTCCGGCGCCGCCACCCTCGCGGCCTTCGCCCAGCTTCCTTATGTCCTCGGAGAGGGGAGCCGGACAAGCTTCAGGGAGCTAGGCGACGCCCCTGTCGAGTTCCTTGGCCTTCCGCCCGTTCCGGCTTCTCACCTGTTCGCCGAGGTGCTCGAGGACCCGGAGAGCGACACGTACAAGAGGATGATGGCCGGGCTGTCCCGGGTCCCGGACACCCATGGCATCCTAATGAACACGGTCGAGTCGTTGGAGGCTCGCGCGGTGGCCGCTCTCAGGGACCCTCGGTGCCTCCCCGCCGGCCGGGTCATGCCCCCGGTGTACTGCGTCGGACTCGGGCCATTCCTCGGCGACATCGAGGGCGAGGCGGACGAGCGGCACGAGTGTCTCGCCTGGCTAGACGCGCAGCCGGACCGCAGCGTGGTGTTCCTCTGCTTCGGGAGCACGGGCATAGCGAACCACTCCGCGGAGCAGCTCAAGGAGATCGCCGCCGGCCTGGAGAGGTCCGGCCACCGTTTCCTGTGGATCGTGCGAGCGCCCCACGGCGGCGATCCGGACCTCAACGCGCTCCTGCCGGACGGGTTCCTGGAGCGCACCGGCGGCCGCGGCATGGTCGTCAAGCAGTGGGCGCCGCAGGCCGAGGTGCTCCGCCACGGGGCCACCGGCGCGTTCGTGACGCACTGCGGGTGGAACTCGGTGCTGGAGGGCGTGGCGGCGGGCGTGCCGATGCTGTGCGGGCCGCTACACACGGAGCAGAAGATGAACAAGCTGCTGATGGTGGGGGAGATGGGGCTCGCCGCGGAGATGGTCGGGTGGCAGCGGGGGCTGGTGGAGGCCGCCGAGGTGGAGCGCAAGGTGAGGCTGGTCATGGAGTCTGAGGAGGGCAGGGAGCTCAGGGCGCGCGCGGCGCAGCACCAGGAGGCCGCGGCCGCGGCATGGAGCGACGGCGGGTCGTCGCGGGCGGCGCTGGCTTTGTTCTTGTCGGACGTGGACCGCCGGTGGCAGGCTCGGGCTCGCGGCGGGGAAGCTGCGTGA
- the LOC109772363 gene encoding anthocyanidin 5,3-O-glucosyltransferase-like, protein MPSRLLEICSHRNTSFRSRAARHKTLPGSSVQSANLSRFQKHKLGWCRFKRGLVTVSISPRIPTVSSGMVLGETVLPRLPHMESSTRRRPAMGDTVVLNPGLGVGHLVPMVELAKIFLRGGLAVTVIVNVPPGKATDTSAAVARAAAANPSVRFHVLPTPPDADADGTVAPDAAEAPNPFVLLRRMNAPLRDYLRSVLPSVRALVLDMLCFCADAVDVAAELGVPVYVFYTGSASSLAVNLYLPRMQAQIGDASLGEIGDAPLSFPGNRPFKPTDLPGLALDRHNEVYKSFLHAFERIPESRGIVINTFEWLEDRALRALRDGACVPGRATPPVYCVGPMISAGGGGGEEKKHECLAWLDAQPEKSVVFLCFGSMGTFPKTQLEEIAAGLERSGQRFLWVVQSPRSADGGPDLLADALGEPDLAALLPEGFLERTGGRGLVVKSWAPQADVLHHRATGAFVTHCGWNSTLEAIVAGQPLICWPLYAEQRQNKVFVVEEMGAGVEMAGYDGEVVAAAEVEAKVRWVIESRGGEALRERAMAAKEKALEALDEGGASRTAFAEFLRDL, encoded by the coding sequence ATGCCGTCTCGTCTCTTGGAAATCTGCAGCCACCGGAATACAAGTTTCAGATCGCGTGCCGCCCGTCACAAGACTCTGCCAGGTAGTTCAGTACAATCAGCGAACCTATCTCGATTTCAAAAACACAAACTTGGATGGTGTAGATTTAAAAGAGGGTTGGTTACTGTTAGTATCTCACCGCGAATACCGACCGTGTCATCTGGCATGGTATTAGGAGAGACGGTTCTTCCGAGGCTCCCGCACATGGAATCTAGTACGCGGCGGCGTCCGGCCATGGGAGACACGGTGGTGCTGAACCCCGGGCTCGGCGTGGGCCACCTGGTGCCCATGGTGGAGCTGGCCAAGATCTTCCTGCGAGGCGGCCTCGCCGTCACCGTCATCGTCAACGTCCCGCCGGGCAAGGCCACCGACACCTCGGCCGCCGTCGCGCGCGCCGCCGCGGCCAACCCGTCCGTCCGCTTCCACGTGCTGCCCACGCCGCCGGACGCCGACGCAGACGGCACGGTGGCCCCGGACGCCGCGGAGGCGCCCAACCCCTTCGTCCTCCTGCGCCGCATGAACGCGCCGCTCCGCGACTACCTCCGCTCGGTGCTGCCCTCCGTGCGCGCCCTCGTCCTCGACATGCTCTGCTTCTGCGCGGACGCCGTCGACGTCGCCGCCGAGCTCGGCGTGCCGGTCTACGTCTTCTACACCGGCAGCGCCAGCAGCCTCGCCGTCAACCTCTACCTCCCGCGCATGCAGGCCCAGATCGGCGACGCCAGCCTCGGCGAGATCGGCGACGCGCCGCTCTCCTTCCCCGGGAACCGCCCCTTCAAGCCCACCGACCTCCCCGGGCTCGCGCTCGACCGCCACAACGAGGTGTACAAGAGCTTCCTGCACGCGTTCGAGCGGATTCCGGAGTCCCGGGGCATCGTCATCAACACGTTCGAGTGGCTGGAGGACAGGGCGctgcgcgcgctcagggacggcGCGTGCGTCCCCGGCCGCGCCACGCCGCCGGTGTACTGCGTCGGGCCCATGATCTCagccggcggcggtggcggtgaaGAGAAGAAGCACGAGTGCCTGGCGTGGCTGGACGCGCAGCCAGAGAAGAGCGTCGTGTTCCTCTGCTTCGGGAGCATGGGCACCTTCCCCAAGACGCAGCTGGAGGAGATCGCCGCCGGGCTGGAGCGGTCCGGGCAGAGGTTCCTGTGGGTGGTGCAGAGCCCGCGCAGCGCGGACGGCGGGCCGGACCTGCTCGCGGACGCTCTCGGCGAGCCGGACCTCGCCGCGCTGCTGCCGGAGGGGTTCCTGGAGCGGACCGGCGGCCGCGGCCTGGTCGTCAAGTCGTGGGCGCCGCAGGCGGACGTGCTGCACCACCGCGCGACGGGCGCCTTCGTGACGCACTGCGGGTGGAACTCGACGCTGGAGGCGATCGTGGCGGGCCAGCCGCTCATCTGCTGGCCGCTGTACGCGGAGCAGAGGCAGAACAAGGTGTTCGTGGTGGAGGAGATGGGCGCCGGCGTGGAGATGGCCGGGTACGACggggaggtggtggcggcggcggaggtggaggccaagGTGCGGTGGGTGATTGAGTCCAGGGGCGGGGAGGCGCTGCGGGAGCGAGCCATGGCTGCCAAGGAGAAGGCACTCGAGGCGCTGGACGAAGGTGGAGCATCCCGGACGGCGTTTGCTGAGTTTCTTAGAGATCTTTAG
- the LOC109772362 gene encoding respiratory burst oxidase homolog protein F has protein sequence MRGVAGGGGAPGRPRWGGGSGATTPRSLSTGSSPRGSDRSSDDGEELVEVTLDLQEDDTIVLRSVEPAAAANANAAASAAASSSGASPSVMGWSAEPTPPPGAGPSRSRSPAIRRTSSHRLLQFSQELKAGVSRAKQISQDLTKRFTRTQSRAALAEPPQPPPAAHPPSGIESALAARAERRQRAQLDRTKSTAQRAIKGLRFISGNTKASNNAWIEVQRNFDRLALDGRLSRADFPQCIGMMESKEFAMELFDTLCRRRQMQSDHINREELREIWSQITDNSFDSRLQIFFDMVDKDADGHITEAEVKEIIMLSASANKLARLKEQAEEYAALIMEELDPEGLGYIELWQLETLLLQKDTYVNYSQALSYTSQALSQNLAGLRHKSPIRKMSSKLSYYLEDNWKRLWVLALWIGIMAGLFIWKFIQYRNRYVFSVMGYCVTIAKGAAETLKLNMALILLPVCRNTITWLRNTRAARALPFDDNINFHKTIAAAIVVGVILHAGNHLACDFPRLIDSSDETYAPLRQYFGETKPTYLALVRGVEGVTGVIMVVCMLIAFTLATRWFRRSLVKLPKPFDKLTGFNAFWYSHHLFIIVYISLVIHGERLYLILDWYKRTTWMYLAVPVGLYVGERTLRFFRSGSYSVRILKVAIYPGNVLTLQMSKPPTFRYKSGQYMFVQCPAVSPFEWHPFSITSAPGDDFLSIHVRQLGDWTRELKRVFSAACEPPMNGKSGLLRADENTKKTFPKLLIDGPYGSPAQDYSKYDVLLLVGLGIGATPFISILKDLINNIIKMEEEDEASTDLYPPIGPSKASVDLDTLMRITSKPKRVFKTTNAYFYWVTREQGSFDWFKGIMNEIAELDQRNIIEMHNYLTSVYEEGDARSALITMLQALNHAKNGVDVVSGTRVRTHFARPNFKRVLSKVASKHPYAKIGVFYCGAPVLAQELSNLCHEFNGKCTTKFEFHKEHF, from the exons ATGCGgggggtcgccggcggtggcggggcccCGGGCCGGCCGCGgtggggcggcggctcgggcgccacGACGCCGCGCTCGCTCAGCACCGGCTCCTCGCCGCGCGGCTCCGACCGCAGCTCCGACGACGGCGAGGAGCTCGTCGAGGTCACGCTCGACCTGCAGGAGGACGACACCATTGTGCTGCGCAGCGTCGAGCCGGCCGCCGCCGCAAACGCCAACGCGGCCGCTTCTGCCGCCGCCTCGTCGTCGGGGGCGTCGCCGTCGGTGATGGGATGGAGCGCGGAGCCGACGCCACCGCCCGGGGCGGGCCCGTCGCGGTCGCGGTCGCCGGCGATCCGGCGGACCTCGTCGCACCGGCTGCTGCAGTTCTCGCAGGAGCTCAAGGCCGGGGTGTCCCGCGCCAAGCAAATCTCGCAGGACCTCACCAAGCGCTTCACGCGCACCCAGAGCCGCGCCGCCCTCGCCGAGCCCCCTCAGCCCCCGCCGGCCGCGCACCCGCCGTCGGGCATCGAgtccgccctcgccgcccgcgccgAGCGCCGCCAGCGCGCGCAGCTCGACCGCACCAAGTCCACCGCGCAGCGCGCCATCAAGGGTCTGCGCTTCATCAGCGGCAACACCAAGGCCAGCAACAACGCCTGGATCGAGGTCCAGCGCAACTTCGACCGCCTCGCCCTCGACGGCCGCCTCTCCCGCGCCGACTTCCCGCAATGCATAG GGATGATGGAGTCCAAGGAGTTCGCCATGGAGCTCTTCGACACGCTGTGCCGGCGGCGGCAGATGCAGTCGGACCACATCAACAGGGAGGAGCTGCGCGAGATCTGGTCGCAGATCACCGACAACAGCTTTGACTCGCGCCTCCAGATCTTCTTCGACAT GGTGGACAAGGACGCCGACGGCCACATCACGGAGGCGGAGGTGAAAGAG ATCATCATGCTAAGTGCGTCCGCGAATAAGCTGGCGAGGCTTAAGGAGCAAGCAGAGGAATACGCCGCGTTGATCATGGAGGAGCTAGACCCCGAAGGCCTCGGCTACATTGAG CTTTGGCAGTTGGAGACGTTGCTACTGCAGAAGGATACATACGTGAACTATAGCCAGGCCTTGAGCTACACAAGCCAGGCACTGAGCCAGAACCTTGCTGGCCTAAGGCACAAGAGCCCGATCCGAAAAATGAGCAGCAAATTAAGCTATTATCTGGAGGACAATTGGAAACGCCTCTGGGTACTTGCACTGTGGATTGGGATAATGGCTGGATTGTTCATTTGGAAATTTATCCAGTACCGCAATCGGTACGTATTTAGTGTGATGGGCTACTGTGTAACAATTGCAAAGGGGGCTGCTGAGACCCTTAAGCTGAACATGGCACTCATCCTCCTACCTGTATGCCGCAACACCATTACTTGGCTGCGTAATACAAGAGCTGCACGGGCATTACCGTTCGATGACAACATCAACTTCCATAAG ACTATTGCGGCGGCAATTGTGGTTGGTGTTATCCTTCATGCAGGAAAccatcttgcatgtgattttccACGGCTTATAGATTCCTCAGATGAGACGTATGCTCCACTGCGCCAGTACTTCGGGGAGACCAAGCCAACATATTTGGCTTTAGTCAGAGGAGTGGAGGGTGTAACTGGAGTTATTATGGTTGTCTGCATGCTCATTGCTTTTACTCTAGCAACCAGGTGGTTCCGTCGTAGCCTGGTGAAGCTTCCCAAGCCATTTGACAAGCTAACTGGCTTCAATGCCTTCTGGTACTCCCATCATCTGTTCATCATTGTATACATATCACTTGTTATTCATGGAGAGCGTCTATACCTTATCCTGGATTGGTACAAAAGAACG ACATGGATGTATCTTGCAGTCCCTGTTGGGTTATATGTAGGGGAGAGGACTCTGAGGTTCTTCAGGTCTGGCAGTTACTCTGTCCGGATATTGAAG GTGGCCATATATCCTGGTAATGTTTTGACATTGCAAATGTCTAAGCCACCGACATTCCGTTACAAGAGCGGGCAGTATATGTTTGTTCAATGTCCAGCTGTTTCACCATTTGAATG GCATCCCTTCTCGATAACTTCAGCACCCGGGGATGATTTTCTCAGTATCCATGTCCGACAACTTGGTGACTGGACGCGAGAGCTCAAGCGTGTATTCTCTGCAGCTTGTGAGCCACCTATGAATGGGAAAAGTGGCCTCCTTAGAGCAGATGAGAACACCAAAAAAAC TTTCCCAAAACTTTTGATTGATGGACCGTATGGTTCTCCTGCACAAGACTATAGCAAGTATGATGTTTTACTACTTGTTGGGTTAGGAATTGGTGCAACTCCTTTCATCAGCATATTGAAAGATCTGATTAACAACATCATCAAAATGGAGGAAGAGGAT GAAGCCTCAACTGATCTTTACCCACCAATCGGACCCAGTAAGGCATCTGTTGACCTTGACACCCTTATGAGGATTACGTCAAAACCAAAGAGGGTTTTTAAGACAACAAATGCTTACTTTTATTGGGTGACACGCGAGCAAGGCTCTTTTGATTGGTTTAAAGGAATCATGAATGAGATTGCTGAACTAGATCAAAGG AATATCATTGAGATGCACAACTATCTCACAAGTGTTTATGAGGAAGGAGATGCCCGGTCAGCACTCATCACAATGCTGCAAGCTCTCAACCATGCCAAGAACGGCGTCGATGTAGTGTCTGGAACTCGA GTGCGGACACATTTTGCAAGACCAAATTTTAAGAGGGTGCTGTCTAAGGTAGCCTCCAAGCATCCTTATGCCAAGATAG GAGTGTTCTATTGCGGAGCTCCGGTTCTGGCGCAGGAACTAAGCAACCTTTGCCATGAGTTCAATGGCAAATGCACGACAAAATTTGAATTCCACAAGGAGCATTTCTGA